The following proteins are co-located in the Dyadobacter chenwenxiniae genome:
- a CDS encoding biotin/lipoyl-containing protein, producing the protein MIACVWTSGPAGRLARIEGRVNVDIRSQADGYIEKIFVGEGDQVRAGQPLFKIVDASYVQQLNLAKANLGAAKAALKNAALEVEKFTELSRSGTSQTLRHKIRNVFALGRHSGGGGRTIF; encoded by the coding sequence GTGATTGCCTGCGTGTGGACATCGGGACCGGCAGGGCGGCTGGCGCGTATAGAGGGTAGGGTTAATGTGGATATCCGCTCGCAAGCCGATGGGTATATTGAAAAAATATTTGTTGGAGAAGGCGATCAGGTAAGAGCCGGGCAGCCTTTATTTAAAATCGTCGACGCTTCCTACGTACAGCAACTGAACCTGGCAAAAGCTAATCTGGGTGCAGCCAAAGCAGCTTTGAAAAACGCAGCACTGGAAGTAGAAAAGTTTACAGAGCTCAGCAGAAGCGGTACCTCGCAAACTTTGCGACACAAAATCCGTAACGTTTTTGCGCTGGGTCGGCATTCCGGCGGCGGCGGCCGTACTATCTTTTAA